From Pseudonocardia autotrophica, one genomic window encodes:
- a CDS encoding ATP-binding cassette domain-containing protein: protein MTASPPTPGARRRHSGPLHPVELAQAAMAAALCTGIAVTVAVVPFAAALTVLAAVPLALLVHRHRFRVVGAAMVACAVVAFLVTGSAGLSVIVVAAYIGALIGWVRRLGGGTPAALVSALAASLVFGACAVAAMAALARLRELLFASIAAYADGMALAVGSVPGGAVAGQWIRDVVASGLANWPVWALSTAAVAVTGSTMIGWWALAQVLDRIAGLPDGHKLDGDPDDRPSGPVPVVLRDARFRYPGADRDALHPVNTTIAAGEHLAVTGTNGSGKTTLLLLLCGRAPTSGAVTRPGAVGLGRRGGTAVVMQHPESQVLGTRVADDVVWGLPDDRIVDVEGLLGKVGLAGMGDRGTGSLSGGELQRLAIAAALAREPGLLIADEITSMVDPQGRVALTGMLTGLARDHEMALANITHYDDEARSADRTLALAGIHHEARDEAGTSMVSTAPAPSASSAAAAPWSSLPGSVGTPLLQLDGVGHEYSSGTPWASTALRGIDLEVGRGDGLLIHGGNGSGKSTLAWIMTGLLAPTSGRCLFAGRPVAEQVGSVALSFQTARLQLTRGRVDLDIAAAAGFDHRDHARVSRALESVGLDPALGSCPADRLSGGQMRRVVLAGLLAGEPQAIVLDEPLAGVDAAGRAGLLTLLTDLRRETGLTVVVISHDFAGLEELCPRTVHLSDGGWEPVTAPSIGSGS from the coding sequence ATGACCGCTTCACCCCCCACACCCGGGGCGCGGCGGCGACACTCAGGACCCCTGCACCCGGTCGAACTCGCGCAGGCGGCGATGGCGGCCGCCCTGTGCACCGGCATCGCGGTCACCGTGGCCGTGGTGCCGTTCGCGGCCGCGTTGACCGTGCTGGCCGCGGTGCCGTTGGCGCTGCTGGTCCACCGGCACCGGTTCCGGGTCGTGGGTGCGGCGATGGTCGCCTGCGCGGTCGTCGCCTTCCTCGTCACCGGCAGCGCCGGGCTGAGCGTGATCGTCGTAGCCGCCTACATCGGTGCTCTGATCGGATGGGTCCGGCGACTCGGCGGGGGCACTCCGGCCGCGCTGGTCAGCGCGCTGGCCGCGAGCCTGGTGTTCGGGGCGTGTGCGGTCGCCGCGATGGCCGCGCTGGCCCGGTTGCGCGAACTGCTGTTCGCCTCGATCGCCGCCTACGCCGACGGGATGGCACTGGCCGTCGGCTCCGTGCCCGGCGGCGCGGTGGCCGGGCAGTGGATACGCGACGTCGTCGCGTCGGGGCTGGCGAACTGGCCTGTGTGGGCGTTGAGCACGGCGGCCGTGGCGGTCACCGGTTCGACGATGATCGGCTGGTGGGCGCTGGCGCAGGTACTCGATCGGATCGCCGGGCTGCCCGACGGCCACAAGCTCGACGGCGATCCCGACGACCGGCCGTCCGGCCCGGTACCCGTCGTGCTGCGGGACGCCCGGTTCCGCTACCCCGGTGCCGATCGGGACGCTCTCCACCCGGTGAACACCACGATCGCCGCCGGCGAGCACCTTGCGGTCACCGGCACCAACGGATCGGGCAAGACCACGCTGCTGCTGTTGCTCTGCGGCCGGGCGCCGACGTCCGGAGCGGTGACGCGGCCCGGAGCCGTCGGGCTCGGCCGCCGCGGCGGCACCGCGGTCGTCATGCAGCACCCGGAGAGCCAGGTGCTCGGCACCCGGGTGGCCGACGACGTGGTCTGGGGCCTGCCCGACGACCGGATCGTCGACGTGGAAGGGCTGCTCGGGAAGGTGGGCCTCGCCGGGATGGGCGATCGAGGCACCGGCAGCCTGTCCGGTGGTGAGCTGCAACGGCTCGCGATCGCCGCGGCGCTGGCCCGCGAGCCGGGCCTGCTGATCGCCGACGAGATCACCAGCATGGTCGACCCGCAGGGCCGCGTCGCGCTCACCGGAATGCTCACCGGCCTGGCCCGCGACCACGAGATGGCGCTGGCCAACATCACCCACTACGACGACGAAGCCCGCTCCGCGGACCGCACTCTCGCACTGGCCGGCATCCACCACGAGGCCCGCGACGAGGCCGGAACCTCCATGGTCTCGACCGCTCCGGCTCCGTCGGCATCGTCGGCAGCGGCAGCGCCGTGGTCGTCGCTGCCGGGCTCGGTCGGCACTCCGCTGCTACAGCTCGACGGGGTCGGCCACGAGTACAGCAGCGGGACGCCGTGGGCGTCGACCGCGCTGCGTGGGATCGACCTGGAGGTGGGCCGGGGCGACGGGCTGCTGATCCACGGCGGCAACGGGTCCGGGAAGTCCACCCTGGCCTGGATCATGACCGGGCTGCTGGCGCCGACCTCGGGCCGGTGCCTGTTCGCCGGAAGGCCGGTGGCCGAGCAGGTCGGATCGGTGGCGCTGTCGTTCCAGACCGCCCGGCTGCAGCTGACCCGCGGCCGGGTCGACCTCGACATCGCAGCGGCCGCCGGATTCGACCACCGCGATCACGCCCGGGTGAGCCGGGCACTGGAATCGGTCGGCCTCGATCCGGCGCTCGGCTCATGTCCGGCCGACCGGCTCAGCGGCGGCCAGATGCGCCGGGTGGTCCTCGCCGGGCTGCTGGCCGGCGAGCCGCAGGCGATCGTCCTGGACGAGCCGCTGGCAGGGGTCGACGCGGCCGGCCGGGCCGGGCTGCTCACCCTGCTCACCGACCTGCGCCGGGAGACCGGTCTCACCGTGGTCGTCATCTCGCACGACTTCGCCGGGCTCGAGGAACTCTGCCCACGCACCGTGCACCTGAGCGACGGCGGCTGGGAGCCGGTCACCGCGCCGTCCATCGGGAGCGGGTCATGA
- a CDS encoding energy-coupling factor transporter transmembrane component T family protein, which translates to MSAPAGPRRPVVLRPLPGGSPVHELWAGTKLIVIAAMGLLLALFPGWVPIGLVAVFLFVGLRAARVPRTAMPTVPRWLWLLLALSGATVALAGGAPWVDLGVVRLGFGGLLDFLRLMSFILVLLVLSVLVAWTTDPADVAPALARLGRPLKVLRLPVDDWAVTLALTLRALPMLLDELRVLFAARRLRPRPPAATRRRRYRRWAADQVDLIATAMTVALRRADEMGDAITARGGSGRLAARPSRPGAADALVLGVVGIVCALSVHIELIAPLGSG; encoded by the coding sequence ATGAGCGCCCCCGCCGGGCCGCGCCGTCCGGTGGTACTGCGCCCGCTTCCCGGCGGTTCTCCGGTGCACGAGCTGTGGGCCGGGACGAAACTGATCGTCATCGCTGCGATGGGGCTGCTGCTGGCATTGTTCCCCGGCTGGGTGCCGATCGGGCTGGTGGCCGTGTTCCTGTTCGTCGGCCTGCGGGCCGCCCGGGTCCCGCGCACGGCGATGCCCACGGTGCCCCGCTGGCTGTGGCTGCTCCTGGCACTGTCCGGCGCGACGGTCGCACTGGCCGGGGGTGCCCCCTGGGTCGATCTCGGGGTGGTTCGTCTCGGGTTCGGTGGGCTGCTCGACTTCCTGCGCCTGATGTCGTTCATCCTGGTGCTGCTGGTCCTGAGCGTGCTGGTGGCGTGGACCACCGACCCGGCCGACGTCGCACCCGCGCTCGCCCGACTCGGTCGGCCGCTGAAGGTCCTCCGGCTGCCGGTCGACGACTGGGCCGTCACCCTCGCGCTGACCCTGCGGGCCCTCCCGATGCTGCTCGACGAGCTGCGCGTCCTGTTCGCCGCCCGCCGCCTGCGACCCCGGCCCCCTGCGGCGACCCGGCGTCGGCGGTACCGGCGCTGGGCGGCCGACCAGGTCGATCTCATCGCCACCGCGATGACGGTCGCGTTGCGCCGGGCCGACGAGATGGGCGATGCCATCACCGCCCGCGGCGGGTCCGGCCGGCTCGCGGCGCGGCCGTCCCGACCGGGCGCCGCCGACGCGCTGGTCCTCGGCGTCGTGGGCATCGTGTGCGCGCTGTCGGTCCACATCGAGCTCATCGCCCCGCTGGGGAGCGGCTGA
- a CDS encoding glycosyltransferase, whose amino-acid sequence MRILIGADTYAPDVNGASYFAGRLAAGLGGRGHEVHVACPSRTLRGSCTVVPGTGIVEHRFASLPVPRPTDFRISVRPGLVHRARSLLRQVRPDVVHVQSHLLLGRALIVAAKAVGTPVVATTHVLPDNLVPYLPLGSGGLERARRWFWRTAVDVLGRADIVTAPTSYAARLMERHGVPGPVVTISNGLDLTRFHPDRDGAAFRRRHGLDDRPTVGYLGRLDPEKHLDELLAAVAALRRTTDAQLVIVGDGDRRPQLTALVRGLGLEHSVVMTGRLPDSEIPDAYAAMDVFVNPGTAELQSLVTLEAMATGRPVVAADAGALPHLVQHGRNGYRYPPGAPAVLAGHLDRLLARPDERASAGLQSLQIVGGHALDATLADFETAYTRAGSRPLRGCPAPAGTEVTAW is encoded by the coding sequence ATGCGCATCCTGATCGGCGCCGACACCTACGCCCCCGACGTCAACGGTGCGTCCTACTTCGCCGGCCGGCTCGCGGCCGGACTCGGTGGACGGGGCCACGAGGTGCACGTCGCCTGCCCCTCCCGCACACTGCGCGGCTCGTGCACCGTCGTGCCGGGCACGGGCATCGTCGAACACCGGTTCGCCTCCCTCCCGGTGCCTCGCCCGACCGACTTCCGGATCAGCGTGCGGCCCGGGCTGGTGCACCGTGCCCGGTCCCTGCTGCGGCAGGTGCGCCCCGACGTCGTCCACGTGCAGAGCCACCTGCTGCTCGGCCGGGCCCTGATCGTCGCGGCGAAGGCGGTGGGAACCCCGGTCGTGGCCACCACCCACGTACTCCCGGACAACCTGGTTCCGTACCTGCCGCTGGGGTCCGGCGGGCTGGAGCGGGCCCGGCGGTGGTTCTGGCGGACCGCGGTCGACGTGCTCGGCCGGGCCGACATCGTCACCGCGCCGACCTCCTACGCCGCCCGGCTGATGGAGCGGCACGGGGTCCCCGGACCGGTCGTGACGATCTCCAACGGGCTCGACCTGACCCGGTTCCACCCGGACCGCGACGGAGCGGCGTTCCGTCGCCGGCACGGTCTCGACGACCGCCCCACCGTCGGCTACCTGGGCCGGTTGGATCCGGAGAAGCACCTCGACGAGCTGCTCGCCGCCGTCGCGGCACTGCGCCGGACGACCGACGCCCAGCTGGTGATCGTCGGGGACGGGGACCGGCGCCCGCAGCTCACCGCACTGGTCCGGGGCCTCGGACTCGAGCACTCGGTGGTCATGACCGGCCGGCTGCCCGATTCGGAGATCCCGGACGCCTACGCGGCGATGGACGTGTTCGTGAACCCGGGAACCGCCGAGCTGCAGAGCTTGGTGACCCTGGAGGCGATGGCCACGGGGCGTCCCGTGGTCGCAGCGGACGCGGGCGCTCTGCCACATCTGGTCCAGCACGGCCGCAACGGCTACCGCTACCCGCCCGGCGCTCCCGCCGTGCTGGCCGGGCACCTGGACCGGCTGCTGGCGCGCCCGGACGAAAGGGCCAGCGCCGGCCTGCAGAGTCTGCAGATCGTCGGCGGGCACGCGCTCGACGCGACGTTGGCCGACTTCGAGACCGCCTACACGCGTGCAGGTTCGAGGCCGCTGCGGGGCTGCCCTGCGCCCGCCGGCACAGAGGTCACGGCGTGGTGA
- a CDS encoding TetR/AcrR family transcriptional regulator C-terminal domain-containing protein, with the protein MAKLNRDAVITEALDLLDEVGLDKISTRGLARRLGVEQPSLYYHFAKKEDLLSAMAEAAMAPHATAPLPTSTDDWYDWFLENHRSFRRTLLIRRDGARLHAGIRPSAADRERIGHKMAFLIGSGFSEHHAQLAMLAASRFTVGSVLEEQAEADSPGQPAGSEGPRIDHELAYEAGLALIADGFAAHRTTSTRSDGGARLGEAPR; encoded by the coding sequence GTGGCGAAGCTGAACCGGGATGCGGTGATCACCGAGGCACTCGACCTGCTCGACGAGGTGGGGCTGGACAAGATCAGCACCCGCGGGCTCGCACGACGGCTCGGAGTGGAGCAGCCCTCGCTCTACTACCACTTCGCCAAGAAGGAGGACCTCCTCAGTGCGATGGCCGAGGCCGCGATGGCGCCGCACGCGACCGCGCCGCTGCCGACGTCCACCGACGACTGGTACGACTGGTTCCTCGAGAACCACCGCAGCTTCCGCCGCACGCTCCTGATCCGCCGCGACGGTGCACGCCTGCACGCGGGTATCCGGCCGAGCGCCGCCGACCGGGAACGCATCGGCCACAAGATGGCGTTCCTCATCGGCTCCGGCTTCAGCGAGCACCACGCGCAGCTGGCGATGCTCGCCGCGAGCCGGTTCACCGTCGGCTCCGTGCTGGAGGAGCAGGCCGAGGCCGACTCTCCCGGACAGCCCGCGGGCTCCGAGGGCCCCCGGATCGACCACGAGCTCGCCTACGAGGCGGGGCTCGCGCTCATCGCCGACGGGTTCGCGGCGCACCGCACCACGTCGACCCGGAGCGACGGGGGTGCTCGCCTCGGGGAGGCCCCGCGGTGA
- a CDS encoding FAD-dependent monooxygenase: MAMNTNSGTPSLRILICGGGIAGQALAYWLGEGGHRVTVVERFPALRATGAQVDLRGQGIDAIASMGLLEAVRTELVDEPGVAFVNSRGTPRATIMANTSGQGRQTLTSEYEIMRGDLVRILHDLAKDDAEYVFGIGVDRVEQDDEKVTAHFSDGTTGEYDVLIGADGQGSRVRRAVLPDGAAEPYRQVGIHMAYWFIPRIASDRNIRDTYMVPGGRQIMRRSHNPEQTQVYFVLREESAEASAIHRSPIEDQQRFWADRFRDAGWQVDRFIDGMRDAPFFYSQEVVQVRTGTWSKGRVVLAGDAAHCASPYSGMGVSAGLVGAYVLAGELNRHPDDLATAFANYDATLRPFIDEVQASVKPALLKLGMPRSRAAIIAFRTATAVATTLRIPELVARFSREDRGGAWQLPPNPVATGAR, encoded by the coding sequence ATGGCTATGAACACGAACTCCGGGACGCCGTCGCTGCGGATCCTGATCTGTGGCGGCGGAATCGCGGGGCAGGCGCTCGCGTACTGGCTGGGGGAGGGCGGACACCGGGTGACGGTCGTGGAGCGGTTCCCCGCGCTCCGTGCCACCGGCGCTCAGGTCGACCTGCGCGGGCAGGGGATCGACGCGATCGCGAGCATGGGGCTGCTCGAGGCGGTCCGTACCGAACTCGTCGACGAGCCGGGTGTGGCGTTCGTGAACTCCCGTGGCACGCCGCGGGCGACGATCATGGCGAACACCTCCGGTCAGGGGCGTCAGACGCTGACCTCGGAGTACGAGATCATGCGTGGCGACCTGGTCCGCATCCTCCACGACCTGGCGAAGGATGACGCCGAGTACGTGTTCGGGATCGGCGTGGACCGGGTCGAACAGGACGACGAGAAGGTCACCGCCCACTTCTCGGACGGTACGACCGGCGAGTACGACGTCCTCATCGGTGCGGACGGTCAGGGCTCCCGGGTCCGTCGTGCGGTCCTTCCCGACGGCGCGGCCGAGCCGTACCGGCAGGTCGGGATCCACATGGCGTACTGGTTCATCCCGCGTATCGCGTCGGACCGCAACATCCGCGACACCTACATGGTCCCGGGTGGCCGCCAGATCATGCGGCGCAGCCACAATCCCGAACAGACCCAGGTCTACTTCGTGCTCCGCGAGGAGTCCGCGGAGGCCTCGGCGATCCATCGCAGCCCGATCGAGGACCAGCAGCGGTTCTGGGCCGACCGGTTCCGCGATGCCGGATGGCAGGTCGACCGCTTCATCGACGGCATGCGGGACGCTCCGTTCTTCTACTCCCAGGAGGTCGTCCAGGTACGCACCGGCACCTGGTCGAAGGGCCGCGTCGTCCTCGCCGGGGATGCCGCGCACTGCGCGTCGCCCTACAGCGGTATGGGGGTGTCGGCCGGTCTCGTCGGCGCCTACGTGCTCGCCGGGGAGCTCAACCGGCACCCGGACGACCTCGCCACCGCGTTCGCGAACTACGACGCCACGCTGCGTCCGTTCATCGACGAGGTTCAGGCGAGCGTCAAGCCCGCCCTGCTCAAGCTCGGCATGCCCAGGAGCCGTGCGGCGATCATCGCCTTCCGGACGGCAACCGCCGTGGCGACCACGCTGCGCATCCCCGAGCTCGTTGCGCGCTTCTCCCGTGAGGACCGTGGCGGTGCCTGGCAGCTGCCCCCGAACCCGGTGGCGACCGGGGCGCGCTGA
- a CDS encoding DHA2 family efflux MFS transporter permease subunit, whose product MREAVDSTRNARPARLGSLIALIVTGGFMAGLDTSLVNVGLSTIADDLGGSLAGTQWVTSGYLLALAAALPACAWLQRRIGPSRLWMIALVVFTIASVLCAIAPSLPMLIAARVLKGIAGGLLVPTGQNIIVRAVDPDHLGRVMSTAGIPIMLAPAVGPALGGILVDTLSWRWLFLMNLPIGLVAVLLARQILPRDTPDPTARFDAVGFLLLATGLPALSLGLSLFSTSVPLAALLSGTGLALLAAYVIEASRARRPGDRPSLLHLALFRHPPYAIAQVTVFFTGLSLFGGLILLPLYFERLRGMSVVGTGFLLLAYGAGATMALIVGGRLTDRRGAGITTVIGLIVTIAGTLPFVFLPADTHLVVVELLQAVRGIGVGMAGTPAMAAVLKSGRSHLGDSTTTANIIQRVGGGIGSAIVVITVSRAGLQPAGFQAAFGILTGTAVIALIAAAALVVSERRQLRATVDHRRAAD is encoded by the coding sequence ATGCGAGAGGCAGTGGACTCGACCAGGAACGCGCGACCCGCTCGGCTCGGCAGTCTGATCGCGCTGATCGTCACCGGCGGTTTCATGGCCGGCCTGGACACCTCGCTGGTCAACGTCGGACTGTCCACGATCGCGGACGACCTCGGCGGGTCGCTCGCGGGCACCCAGTGGGTGACGAGCGGGTATCTGCTGGCGCTGGCGGCGGCGCTGCCTGCCTGCGCCTGGCTGCAGCGGCGGATCGGACCGTCACGACTGTGGATGATCGCGCTCGTCGTGTTCACCATCGCCTCGGTGCTGTGCGCGATCGCGCCCAGCCTGCCGATGCTCATCGCCGCGCGTGTCCTCAAGGGCATCGCCGGTGGGCTGCTCGTCCCGACCGGGCAGAACATCATCGTCCGCGCGGTCGATCCCGATCACCTGGGCCGGGTCATGTCCACCGCGGGCATCCCCATCATGCTCGCTCCGGCGGTCGGGCCGGCTCTCGGCGGCATCCTCGTCGACACGCTGTCGTGGCGATGGCTGTTCCTGATGAATCTGCCCATCGGGCTGGTCGCCGTGCTGCTCGCCAGACAGATCCTGCCGAGGGACACTCCGGACCCGACGGCCCGGTTCGACGCCGTCGGGTTCCTCCTGCTGGCCACCGGGCTTCCTGCGCTCAGCCTCGGGCTCTCGTTGTTCAGCACGTCGGTTCCGCTCGCCGCCCTGCTGAGCGGGACCGGGTTGGCGCTGCTCGCGGCCTACGTGATCGAGGCGTCCCGAGCGCGCCGCCCCGGCGACCGGCCGTCGTTGCTCCATCTCGCGCTGTTCCGGCATCCGCCCTATGCGATCGCCCAGGTCACCGTGTTCTTCACCGGCCTGAGCCTTTTCGGGGGCCTCATCCTGCTGCCGCTCTACTTCGAGCGACTACGGGGGATGAGCGTCGTCGGCACCGGTTTCCTGCTGCTCGCCTACGGCGCGGGAGCGACGATGGCACTGATCGTCGGCGGCCGCCTGACCGATCGCCGGGGCGCCGGCATCACCACCGTCATCGGGCTGATCGTCACCATCGCCGGGACGCTGCCCTTCGTCTTCCTGCCCGCGGACACCCATCTCGTCGTCGTCGAGCTGCTGCAGGCCGTCCGGGGAATCGGCGTCGGTATGGCGGGCACGCCGGCGATGGCCGCCGTGCTGAAGAGCGGCCGGTCGCATCTCGGCGACTCCACGACGACAGCCAACATCATCCAACGGGTCGGCGGTGGGATCGGTAGCGCGATCGTCGTCATCACCGTCAGCCGAGCCGGACTTCAGCCGGCCGGATTCCAGGCGGCCTTCGGCATCCTCACCGGGACCGCGGTGATCGCTCTGATCGCTGCTGCCGCCCTGGTGGTGTCGGAGCGACGGCAACTACGCGCGACGGTCGACCACCGTCGCGCCGCGGACTGA
- a CDS encoding serine hydrolase domain-containing protein, with product MPTELDHIPSGEVARTLRDLVGSGRAPGLLAAIDRPRADTEVHVLGDDGAGHPLRRDTVVRIASITKPVVAVAALGLVEDGVLDLDDPLTGWLPELAEPRVLRHEAAELDDTVPARRAITLADLLSYRCGIGMLPRFTADLPVQRAYADARLGSDGPPGRYQPPPPDEWLRRLAAIPLIAQPGERWAYQTSGDLLGVLLARVCGQDLPDLLHQRVFAPLGMRDTAFHVPEAKLDRFVPQLAADRDGGFTVVDPVRGAWAAPPPFPSGAAGLVSTLDDLLAFAGALRDGGRPLLAPGTVAELSTDRLTDAQRTDAAMFLDGAGWGLGLCVEPGGRYGWDGGLGTGWRSDPRTGVISLLLTQVSWTGPDGPAQLHEFRAAAHA from the coding sequence GTGCCCACCGAGCTCGACCACATCCCGTCCGGCGAGGTCGCGCGGACGCTGCGCGACCTCGTCGGCAGCGGCCGGGCGCCCGGCCTGCTCGCCGCGATCGACCGGCCGCGCGCGGACACCGAGGTGCACGTGCTCGGCGACGACGGCGCCGGCCACCCGCTGCGCCGGGACACCGTCGTCCGGATCGCCTCGATCACCAAGCCGGTCGTCGCGGTCGCGGCACTGGGCCTGGTCGAGGACGGCGTGCTCGACCTCGACGATCCGCTCACCGGGTGGCTGCCCGAGCTGGCCGAGCCCCGGGTGCTGCGGCACGAGGCCGCCGAGCTCGACGACACCGTCCCGGCCCGGCGCGCCATCACCCTGGCCGATCTGCTGTCCTACCGCTGCGGGATCGGGATGCTGCCCCGGTTCACCGCCGATCTGCCGGTGCAGCGCGCCTACGCCGACGCCCGGCTGGGCAGCGACGGGCCGCCCGGCCGCTACCAGCCCCCACCGCCGGACGAGTGGCTGCGCCGGCTCGCCGCGATCCCGCTGATCGCCCAGCCCGGGGAGCGCTGGGCCTACCAGACCAGCGGTGACCTCCTCGGCGTGCTGCTCGCCCGGGTCTGCGGTCAGGATCTCCCGGATCTGCTGCACCAGCGGGTGTTCGCTCCGCTCGGCATGCGCGACACCGCCTTCCACGTGCCCGAGGCGAAGCTGGACCGGTTCGTCCCGCAGCTCGCCGCGGACCGGGACGGCGGGTTCACCGTGGTCGATCCGGTGCGGGGCGCGTGGGCCGCGCCGCCGCCGTTCCCGTCCGGCGCGGCCGGGCTGGTCTCCACCCTCGACGATCTGCTGGCCTTCGCCGGGGCACTGCGCGACGGCGGCAGGCCGCTGCTCGCCCCCGGCACCGTCGCCGAGCTCAGCACCGACCGGCTCACCGACGCCCAGCGCACCGACGCCGCGATGTTCCTCGACGGCGCGGGCTGGGGCCTCGGGCTCTGCGTCGAGCCCGGCGGCCGCTACGGCTGGGACGGCGGTCTGGGCACCGGCTGGCGGTCGGACCCGCGGACCGGGGTGATCAGCCTGCTGCTCACCCAGGTGAGCTGGACCGGCCCGGACGGCCCCGCGCAGCTGCACGAGTTCCGGGCCGCGGCACACGCCTGA
- a CDS encoding SAM-dependent methyltransferase, translating to MVQPTDGRAPAHIDTTKASIARVYDYALGGKDNYEVDRAVIERIRAVAPEVNQFALDNRAFLVRAARFVATRTAITQFLDCGSGLPTAENTHQVVQRLRPDARVVYVDNDPTVVAHGRALLEDNELTRFLAADLRDPGGVLDDPTVQQFLDLDRPVALFQVGTLHHVADEDGPARIMAGYLDRLPAGSVVVVSHFFDPENDDSELARRVEDLLVHSPMGSGYFRTMARIRELFGGLDLVEPGIVACHRWWPEGPQLTPENAVQRCVVGGVGIKHPPQR from the coding sequence ATGGTCCAGCCGACCGACGGTCGAGCTCCCGCCCACATCGACACGACGAAGGCCAGCATCGCGCGGGTCTACGACTACGCGCTCGGCGGCAAGGACAACTACGAGGTCGATCGGGCGGTGATCGAACGGATCCGGGCGGTCGCGCCGGAGGTCAACCAGTTCGCGCTCGACAACCGGGCGTTCCTGGTCCGGGCCGCCCGCTTCGTCGCCACCCGGACCGCGATCACCCAGTTCCTCGACTGCGGCTCCGGGCTGCCGACCGCGGAGAACACCCACCAGGTCGTCCAGCGGCTGCGGCCCGACGCCCGGGTGGTCTACGTCGACAACGACCCGACGGTCGTCGCACACGGCCGGGCGCTGCTGGAGGACAACGAGCTCACCCGGTTCCTCGCCGCCGACCTGCGCGATCCCGGCGGCGTCCTCGACGACCCGACGGTGCAGCAGTTCCTCGATCTCGACCGGCCGGTCGCGCTGTTCCAGGTCGGCACCCTGCACCACGTCGCCGACGAGGACGGACCGGCCCGGATCATGGCCGGCTACCTCGACCGGCTCCCGGCCGGCAGCGTCGTGGTCGTCTCGCACTTCTTCGACCCCGAGAACGACGACAGCGAGCTGGCCCGGCGCGTCGAGGACCTCCTCGTACACAGCCCGATGGGTAGCGGCTACTTCCGGACGATGGCCCGGATCCGGGAGCTGTTCGGCGGCCTGGACCTGGTCGAACCCGGCATCGTGGCCTGCCACCGATGGTGGCCGGAAGGCCCGCAGCTCACACCGGAGAACGCCGTGCAGCGGTGCGTCGTCGGCGGCGTCGGCATCAAGCACCCGCCGCAGCGATGA
- a CDS encoding helix-turn-helix domain-containing protein codes for MAASPNSPTPPGADRGPTAQRIVLGSHLRRLRERAGIRRADAAYAIRGSDSKLSRLEAGKVGFKQRDVLDLLTLYGVADGPEREQVIAMAGESKGSGWWTRYNDVVPGWFEGFVGLESSASRILTYELMFVPGLLQTEAYCRAVVSGGHADLPPDRRAEVEKRVEVRLRRQKVLHRKDAPTFWVVLDEAVLWRPVGGRAVYREQIEHLLDLSALPNVVVQLLPWSLSGYAAEHAFTMLRFAEPELPDLVYLEEMTGASYLDKRADVERYGRSMDRLTVDALSPDETGQALKKLLAEH; via the coding sequence GTGGCCGCGAGCCCGAACAGTCCGACACCGCCCGGCGCCGATCGCGGGCCGACGGCGCAGCGGATCGTCCTCGGCTCGCACCTGCGCCGGCTGCGCGAGCGCGCCGGGATCAGGCGCGCCGACGCGGCGTATGCGATCCGGGGCTCGGACTCGAAGCTGAGCAGGCTGGAGGCCGGCAAGGTCGGCTTCAAGCAACGGGACGTGCTGGACCTGCTCACCCTCTACGGGGTCGCCGACGGCCCCGAGCGGGAGCAGGTCATCGCGATGGCGGGGGAGAGCAAGGGCAGCGGCTGGTGGACCCGCTACAACGACGTCGTCCCCGGGTGGTTCGAGGGCTTCGTCGGGCTGGAGTCCTCGGCGTCCCGGATCCTGACCTACGAGCTGATGTTCGTGCCGGGACTGCTGCAGACCGAGGCGTACTGCCGCGCGGTGGTGAGCGGCGGTCACGCCGATCTGCCGCCGGACCGGCGGGCCGAGGTGGAGAAACGGGTCGAGGTCCGCCTGCGCAGGCAGAAGGTGCTGCACCGCAAGGACGCCCCGACCTTCTGGGTGGTGCTCGACGAGGCGGTGCTGTGGCGTCCGGTGGGTGGGCGTGCGGTGTACCGGGAGCAGATCGAGCACCTGCTGGACCTGTCCGCACTGCCGAACGTGGTCGTCCAGCTGCTGCCCTGGAGCCTGTCCGGCTACGCCGCCGAGCACGCCTTCACCATGCTGCGGTTCGCCGAGCCCGAGCTGCCCGACCTGGTCTATCTGGAGGAGATGACGGGCGCGTCGTACCTCGACAAGCGGGCCGACGTCGAGCGCTACGGGCGCTCGATGGACCGGCTGACCGTCGACGCGCTGAGCCCGGACGAGACCGGGCAGGCGCTGAAGAAGCTGCTCGCCGAGCACTGA
- a CDS encoding DUF397 domain-containing protein, whose translation MHVNDPASIDALNWRKSVRSGQQGNCVELAVTGEGIAVRNSRDPHGTVLAFSAAGIGDLLNSIKNGELDDLA comes from the coding sequence ATGCACGTGAACGATCCTGCGTCGATCGACGCCCTGAACTGGCGGAAGAGCGTCCGCAGCGGCCAGCAGGGCAACTGCGTGGAGCTGGCGGTCACCGGCGAGGGGATCGCGGTCCGCAACTCCCGCGACCCGCACGGCACGGTCCTGGCGTTCTCCGCGGCCGGTATCGGCGACCTGCTGAACTCGATCAAGAACGGCGAGCTCGACGACCTCGCCTGA